One part of the Fusobacterium pseudoperiodonticum genome encodes these proteins:
- a CDS encoding DUF1667 domain-containing protein: MEKEMICIVCPVGCHISVNTETYEVKGNACPRGAVYGKEELTAPKRVVTSTVKIKNALDHRCPVKTETAIPKELNFKLMEELKKVELTAPVKRGDIVLENIFNTGVNVVVTKDM; this comes from the coding sequence ATGGAAAAGGAAATGATATGTATAGTTTGTCCTGTTGGTTGTCATATAAGTGTTAATACAGAAACTTATGAAGTTAAAGGAAATGCTTGTCCAAGAGGTGCAGTCTATGGAAAAGAAGAATTAACAGCTCCAAAAAGAGTTGTAACTTCAACTGTAAAAATAAAAAATGCTTTGGACCATAGATGTCCTGTGAAAACTGAAACAGCTATACCTAAAGAATTAAATTTCAAATTAATGGAAGAATTAAAAAAAGTTGAATTAACCGCCCCTGTTAAAAGAGGAGATATAGTTCTTGAAAATATATTCAATACTGGTGTCAACGTTGTTGTAACTAAAGATATGTAA
- a CDS encoding NAD(P)/FAD-dependent oxidoreductase — MNMKYDLVVVGGGPAGLAAAVEAKKNGIDSILVIERAKELGGILQQCIHNGFGLHEFKEELTGPEYAQRFMDQLFELNIEYKLDTMVLEVSENKIVQAINSVDGYMIIEAKSIVLTMGCRERTRGAIAIPGDRPAGIFTAGAAQRYINMEGYMVGKRVVILGSGDIGLIMARRLTLEGAKVLAVAELMPFSGGLMRNIVQCLEDYDIPLYLSHTVVDIIGKDRVEKVIIAKVDENKKAIPGTEIEYECDTLLLSVGLIPENDISRATGIKIDPRTSGPVVNELMETSIEGIFASGNVVHVHDLVDFVSIESRKAGKSAAKYIKGEVANGEYIEVETGNGIGYTVPQKFRIENIEKNLELSMRVRQIYKNVKIVVKSNDFVIHSVKKTHMAPGEMEKITLSKTVLGKIDAKKIVVEVVEEDK, encoded by the coding sequence ATGAATATGAAATATGATTTAGTTGTTGTTGGTGGAGGTCCAGCAGGACTTGCAGCAGCAGTAGAAGCTAAAAAAAATGGAATAGATAGCATACTTGTAATTGAAAGAGCAAAAGAACTAGGTGGAATTTTACAACAATGTATACATAATGGTTTTGGACTTCATGAATTCAAAGAAGAATTGACAGGACCTGAATATGCTCAAAGATTTATGGATCAATTATTTGAATTAAACATTGAATACAAACTAGATACTATGGTTTTAGAAGTTTCTGAAAACAAGATAGTTCAAGCTATAAACTCTGTTGATGGATACATGATAATTGAAGCTAAATCTATAGTTTTAACTATGGGTTGTAGAGAAAGAACAAGAGGAGCAATAGCTATACCAGGAGATAGACCTGCAGGAATTTTTACAGCAGGAGCTGCTCAAAGATATATCAATATGGAAGGATATATGGTTGGTAAAAGAGTTGTTATCTTAGGTTCAGGAGATATTGGACTTATTATGGCAAGAAGACTTACTCTTGAAGGAGCAAAAGTTTTAGCTGTCGCTGAACTTATGCCATTCTCTGGTGGACTTATGAGAAATATTGTTCAATGCCTTGAAGACTATGATATACCTCTATACTTAAGCCATACAGTTGTAGATATCATTGGTAAAGATAGAGTTGAAAAAGTTATCATAGCTAAGGTTGATGAAAACAAAAAAGCTATACCAGGAACTGAAATAGAATATGAATGTGATACTTTACTTCTATCAGTTGGACTTATCCCTGAAAATGATATCTCAAGAGCAACAGGAATAAAAATTGATCCTAGAACTAGTGGACCAGTAGTAAATGAACTTATGGAAACAAGTATAGAAGGAATATTTGCTTCAGGAAACGTTGTTCATGTACATGACCTTGTTGACTTCGTAAGTATTGAATCAAGAAAAGCAGGAAAATCAGCAGCTAAGTATATAAAAGGTGAAGTTGCAAACGGAGAATATATTGAAGTTGAAACAGGAAATGGAATAGGATATACTGTTCCTCAAAAATTTAGAATAGAAAATATAGAAAAGAATTTAGAACTTTCTATGAGAGTTAGACAAATATATAAAAATGTTAAGATAGTAGTTAAGTCAAATGATTTTGTAATACATTCAGTTAAGAAAACTCATATGGCTCCAGGAGAAATGGAAAAAATTACTCTATCTAAAACTGTATTAGGAAAAATAGATGCTAAGAAAATTGTTGTAGAAGTTGTTGAGGAGGATAAATAA
- a CDS encoding NAD(P)/FAD-dependent oxidoreductase, with protein sequence MFDVVVIGAGIMGAAVSRELSRYELKVLLLDKENDVSCGTTKANSAIVHAGYDAKEGSLMAKYNVLGNVMYGKLCEEVDAPFRKVGSYVLAFSEKEKEHLEMLYQRGLNNGVPEMEIIDAAEIQRREPHVSKEAVAALYAGTAGITGPWELTIKLVENAMENGVELKLNAEVANIKKENDIFKIELKNGEIIEAKAIVNAAGVYADFINNMLSNKKFNITPRIGEYYLLDKVQGYLTDSVIFQCPTEMGKGILVSKTAHGNIIVGPTASDVDNKDDVGNTQAGLDTVRQFATKSIKDVNFRDNIRNFAGLRAEADTGDFILGEAEDVKGLFNIAGTKSPGLTSAPAMAIDLAKMIVESFGGVKEKANFIQNKRMIHFITLSPEEKAEVIKKDPRYGRIICRCENITEGEIVDAIHRKCGGRTLNGIKRRVRPGAGRCQGGFCGPRVQEILARELGEDLEEIVMEQKYSYILTGKTK encoded by the coding sequence ATGTTTGATGTAGTTGTTATTGGTGCTGGCATAATGGGAGCAGCAGTTTCAAGAGAATTATCTAGGTATGAATTAAAAGTTTTATTACTAGATAAAGAAAATGATGTTTCTTGTGGTACAACAAAAGCAAATTCTGCCATAGTGCATGCAGGATATGACGCAAAAGAAGGAAGCCTTATGGCAAAATACAATGTATTAGGTAATGTAATGTATGGAAAATTATGTGAGGAAGTAGATGCTCCATTCAGAAAAGTAGGATCTTATGTTTTGGCTTTTTCTGAAAAAGAAAAAGAACACTTAGAAATGCTATATCAAAGAGGGCTTAATAATGGTGTTCCTGAAATGGAAATCATAGATGCAGCTGAAATTCAAAGAAGAGAACCTCATGTTAGTAAAGAAGCAGTTGCTGCTCTATATGCAGGTACAGCTGGTATAACTGGACCTTGGGAATTAACAATAAAATTAGTAGAAAATGCTATGGAAAATGGTGTTGAACTAAAATTAAATGCAGAAGTTGCAAATATCAAAAAAGAAAATGATATATTTAAAATAGAATTAAAAAATGGAGAAATTATTGAAGCTAAAGCTATTGTAAATGCTGCTGGTGTCTATGCTGACTTTATAAACAATATGCTTTCTAACAAAAAATTTAATATAACTCCAAGAATTGGTGAATATTATTTACTTGATAAAGTACAAGGATACTTAACTGACAGTGTTATTTTCCAATGTCCTACTGAAATGGGAAAAGGTATTCTAGTTTCAAAGACTGCTCATGGAAATATAATAGTTGGACCTACTGCTTCTGATGTTGACAATAAAGATGATGTTGGAAATACTCAAGCAGGACTTGATACAGTTAGACAATTTGCTACTAAGAGTATAAAAGATGTAAATTTCAGAGATAATATCAGAAACTTTGCAGGACTTAGAGCTGAAGCTGACACAGGAGACTTTATACTTGGTGAAGCTGAAGATGTAAAAGGACTATTTAATATAGCTGGAACTAAATCTCCAGGACTTACATCTGCACCTGCAATGGCAATAGATTTAGCTAAAATGATAGTTGAAAGTTTTGGTGGAGTAAAAGAAAAAGCAAACTTTATACAAAATAAAAGAATGATACACTTTATTACACTATCACCTGAAGAAAAAGCAGAAGTAATAAAGAAAGACCCTAGATACGGAAGAATTATTTGTAGATGTGAGAACATAACAGAAGGTGAAATCGTTGATGCTATCCATAGAAAATGTGGTGGAAGAACATTAAATGGTATCAAAAGAAGAGTTAGACCAGGTGCTGGAAGATGTCAAGGTGGATTCTGTGGACCTCGTGTACAAGAAATTTTGGCAAGAGAACTTGGTGAAGATTTAGAAGAAATAGTTATGGAACAAAAGTATTCTTACATCTTAACAGGAAAGACTAAATAG
- a CDS encoding HrgC protein — MSIKIQLEKNGEVTDAFTGFSWTILIFGFWVPAFRKKSKGFGLFFLFFIIKTIILYTLSKQNNEIDLNLLIYGTFEPSYSMITPVVLAAAIYPLETWIAYFYNNYYTNNLLAEGYRPIENDDYSAAILKDYSYLPYSKEELDDNVKMKRYREISTLARKKERKKIYIFVGIWAIFIIIFFFSNLF; from the coding sequence ATGTCAATAAAAATACAATTAGAAAAAAATGGAGAAGTTACAGATGCTTTTACAGGTTTTAGCTGGACAATTCTCATTTTTGGATTTTGGGTTCCAGCATTTAGAAAAAAATCAAAAGGTTTTGGTTTATTCTTTTTATTTTTTATTATAAAGACAATTATACTTTATACATTATCCAAGCAAAATAACGAGATTGACCTAAATTTACTGATTTATGGAACTTTTGAGCCTTCTTATAGTATGATAACACCAGTAGTATTAGCTGCTGCTATATACCCATTAGAAACATGGATTGCATATTTTTATAATAATTATTACACAAATAATTTATTAGCTGAAGGATATCGTCCAATAGAAAATGATGATTATTCAGCAGCAATTTTAAAAGACTATTCTTATTTACCATATTCAAAAGAAGAGTTAGATGATAATGTTAAAATGAAAAGATACAGAGAAATTTCAACTTTAGCTAGGAAAAAAGAGAGAAAAAAAATTTATATATTTGTTGGAATATGGGCTATATTTATAATTATTTTTTTCTTTTCTAATTTATTTTAA
- a CDS encoding MBL fold metallo-hydrolase, which translates to MLNEIAKNIYLIEVPLPKNPLKALNCYFIKNGENILVVDSGFDHEESEKVFFDALEELGAQVGKTDMFLTHLHADHSGLALKFKNKYQGKVYCSQIDTDYINKMKHELYADRFVPTLKVMGIEPDFKFFETHPGLVYCIKGKLDTTIVKDGDKIDFGYYNFEVIDLSGHTPGQVGIYDKNHKILFSGDHILNKITPNISFWDFKYEDILGTYLKNLDKVYNMEVDTIYSAHRGIIDNPKLRIDELKKHYADRNAEVYNLLKEVEENSAAQMAAKMHWDYRAKNFEEFPNNQKWFATGEALANLEHLRAIGKADYEFRDGVAYYKVKK; encoded by the coding sequence ATGTTAAATGAAATTGCTAAAAATATATATTTAATAGAAGTTCCATTACCTAAAAACCCACTAAAAGCATTAAATTGCTATTTTATTAAAAATGGAGAAAATATTCTAGTTGTAGATAGTGGTTTTGACCATGAAGAAAGTGAAAAAGTATTTTTTGATGCTCTTGAAGAATTAGGTGCACAAGTTGGAAAAACAGATATGTTTTTAACTCACTTACATGCTGATCACTCAGGGCTAGCTCTAAAATTTAAAAATAAATATCAAGGTAAGGTATATTGTAGTCAGATAGACACTGACTATATAAACAAGATGAAACATGAACTATATGCAGATAGATTTGTTCCTACACTAAAAGTTATGGGAATAGAGCCTGATTTTAAATTCTTTGAAACTCATCCTGGACTTGTTTACTGTATAAAAGGAAAATTGGATACTACTATAGTTAAAGATGGAGATAAAATAGACTTTGGATACTATAATTTTGAAGTTATAGATTTGAGTGGACATACACCTGGACAAGTTGGAATTTATGATAAAAATCATAAAATATTATTCTCAGGTGATCACATATTAAATAAGATTACTCCTAATATAAGTTTTTGGGATTTTAAGTATGAAGATATCTTAGGAACTTATCTTAAAAATTTAGATAAAGTTTACAATATGGAAGTAGATACTATCTATTCTGCTCATAGAGGAATAATAGATAATCCAAAACTTAGAATAGATGAACTTAAAAAACATTATGCTGACAGAAATGCTGAAGTTTACAACTTATTAAAAGAGGTTGAAGAAAACTCTGCTGCACAAATGGCTGCAAAAATGCACTGGGATTATAGAGCAAAGAACTTTGAAGAGTTTCCTAATAATCAAAAATGGTTTGCAACAGGTGAAGCTCTAGCTAACTTAGAACATCTAAGAGCTATTGGTAAGGCTGATTATGAATTTAGAGATGGAGTAGCATACTATAAAGTAAAAAAATAA
- a CDS encoding MATE family efflux transporter — protein MSHNEINFTEGSIIKKLIHFMIPILGSLILQAMYGAVDLLIVGRFGTTAGLSGVSTGSQILNFVTFIVSGLAMGVTVLISRYLGEKKNKRIGRVISGATILFSIISVILCIIMVFFARPISIIMQAPQEALELTTLYVQICGAGIFFIVAYNLISAIFRGLGDSKSPLIFVAIACVVNIIGDYIFVAIFKWNVVGAALATVIAQAVSVIMSIVIIRGKNLPFTIKKRDFYLNKEVKRFMKIGTPLALHEFLTQMSFLALCAFVNRLGLEASSGYGVASKVVAFVMLIPAALMQSMTSIVSQNVGAKKEKRAFEAMTTGMKFGGIIGVVVLLLIYFQGTFLVGIFTEDTAVIQKGYEYLLGFSLDTVLTAILFSFIGFFNGHDNTIWVMIQGMAQTLLVRLPFAYIMSMQENASLVKIGFSAPMASIFAILINFIFYLRNKKHYLFHNQ, from the coding sequence ATGTCACATAATGAAATTAACTTCACAGAAGGAAGTATTATAAAAAAACTTATACATTTTATGATTCCTATATTAGGATCTTTAATTTTACAAGCAATGTATGGAGCTGTTGACCTTTTAATTGTAGGAAGATTTGGAACAACAGCAGGTTTATCTGGAGTTTCTACTGGTTCTCAAATATTGAATTTTGTAACATTTATTGTCAGTGGACTGGCAATGGGAGTTACAGTCTTAATAAGTAGATATTTAGGAGAAAAGAAAAATAAAAGAATTGGCAGAGTAATTAGTGGTGCAACAATTTTATTTTCAATAATATCTGTTATTCTATGTATAATTATGGTATTTTTTGCTAGACCAATTTCTATTATAATGCAAGCACCTCAAGAAGCCTTAGAACTCACAACACTTTATGTACAAATTTGTGGGGCAGGAATATTCTTCATTGTTGCTTATAATCTTATTAGTGCTATTTTTCGTGGTTTAGGTGATTCAAAAAGTCCATTAATTTTTGTTGCCATTGCCTGTGTGGTAAATATTATTGGGGACTATATTTTTGTTGCTATATTTAAGTGGAATGTGGTTGGTGCAGCTCTTGCCACTGTAATAGCTCAAGCAGTCAGTGTCATTATGTCTATCGTCATCATAAGGGGAAAAAATTTACCTTTTACTATTAAAAAGAGAGATTTTTATTTAAATAAAGAAGTTAAAAGATTTATGAAAATTGGAACTCCATTAGCTCTTCATGAATTTTTGACACAGATGTCTTTTCTTGCTCTTTGTGCCTTTGTAAATCGTCTTGGACTAGAGGCTTCTTCTGGTTATGGTGTAGCTTCTAAAGTAGTTGCCTTTGTTATGTTAATTCCTGCTGCACTAATGCAATCAATGACTTCTATAGTTTCTCAAAATGTTGGTGCTAAAAAAGAAAAGAGAGCATTTGAAGCTATGACAACTGGAATGAAATTTGGTGGAATAATTGGAGTTGTAGTTCTTTTACTAATCTATTTCCAAGGTACTTTCTTAGTTGGTATTTTTACTGAAGATACTGCTGTTATTCAAAAAGGTTATGAATATCTACTAGGTTTTTCATTAGATACTGTTCTAACTGCAATTTTATTTAGTTTTATTGGATTCTTTAATGGTCATGACAATACAATTTGGGTTATGATACAAGGTATGGCTCAAACTCTTTTAGTAAGATTACCTTTCGCTTATATTATGAGTATGCAAGAAAATGCAAGTTTAGTTAAAATTGGATTTTCAGCACCTATGGCATCTATCTTTGCAATTTTAATAAATTTTATTTTCTACTTAAGAAATAAAAAACATTATTTGTTTCACAATCAATAA
- a CDS encoding MarR family winged helix-turn-helix transcriptional regulator: protein MKRENVQKMLDSFYEAGRVLDYLPPLPEGVNISYIHILDSVQTLSLKNKFVRVSDVSKDRNLSLSGITRTVKEMEKKGYIKKVTSDEDARVVNLSLTEKGMELYTVFVQIHQTELAKILKDVSEEKLLITIETIYKVSEIMKNNRINFKK from the coding sequence ATGAAAAGAGAAAATGTTCAAAAAATGTTAGATAGCTTCTATGAAGCAGGAAGAGTTTTAGATTATCTACCACCACTTCCAGAAGGAGTAAATATTTCATACATACATATCTTAGATTCAGTACAAACACTTTCATTAAAAAATAAGTTTGTTAGAGTAAGTGATGTTAGTAAAGATAGAAATTTATCACTTTCTGGAATCACAAGAACTGTTAAAGAGATGGAAAAAAAAGGTTATATTAAGAAAGTTACATCTGATGAAGATGCAAGAGTTGTAAATTTATCTTTGACTGAAAAAGGAATGGAACTATATACAGTTTTTGTACAAATTCATCAAACAGAACTTGCAAAAATTTTAAAAGATGTTTCTGAAGAAAAACTTCTTATAACAATTGAAACTATTTATAAAGTATCAGAAATTATGAAAAATAATAGAATTAATTTCAAAAAATAA
- a CDS encoding AbgT family transporter yields the protein MEKEKKKGIQRFLDFVERGGNKLPHPLTLFWIFCVIIAIISAIAANSGASVTYEAFDKKENIIKETTLTIKSLLNAEGIRYIFSSMVKNFTGFAPLGTVLVALLGIGVAEGSGLMSATMKKVVTATPKRFLTAIVVLAGVMSNIASDAGYVVLIPLGAVIFLSFGRHPIAGLAAAFAGVSGGFSANLLLSTTDPLLSGITTEAAKLLNPSYFVNPASNYYFMAASTFLITILGTFITEKIIEPRLGEYKGEVIVDHNELTDKERKALRCAGISVLIFCAIIAFLILPENAILRVDGTLKQWTHDGLVPTLMMFFLVPGIVYGKVAGTIKNDKDVAKMMGSSLATMGGYLALAFAASQFVAYFSYTNLGTFVAVKGADFLQSIGLTGLPLIVLFVLVAAFINLFMGSASAKWAIMAPIFVPMLMRLGYTPEFTQLAYRIGDSSTNIITPLMTYFAMIVAFMQKYDKESGMGTLISVMLPYSMCFLVGWTIFLVIWFMTGLPIGIEGAIHLTGM from the coding sequence ATGGAAAAAGAAAAGAAAAAAGGGATTCAAAGGTTTTTGGATTTTGTTGAAAGAGGAGGGAATAAGTTACCACACCCATTAACATTATTCTGGATATTCTGTGTAATTATTGCAATTATATCTGCAATAGCTGCAAATTCAGGAGCATCTGTTACTTATGAAGCATTTGATAAAAAAGAAAATATAATTAAAGAAACTACTTTAACAATTAAATCTTTATTAAATGCTGAAGGTATTAGATATATTTTCTCTTCTATGGTTAAAAACTTTACTGGATTTGCTCCTTTAGGAACGGTTTTGGTTGCTCTTCTTGGTATAGGAGTTGCTGAAGGTAGTGGACTTATGAGTGCAACTATGAAAAAAGTTGTTACTGCTACACCTAAAAGATTTTTAACTGCAATAGTTGTTTTAGCTGGAGTTATGTCAAATATAGCTTCTGACGCTGGATACGTTGTATTAATTCCTTTAGGAGCAGTTATATTCTTATCATTTGGTAGACACCCAATAGCAGGGCTTGCAGCAGCATTTGCTGGAGTATCAGGAGGATTCTCAGCTAACCTTTTACTTTCTACAACAGACCCACTATTATCTGGTATCACAACAGAAGCTGCAAAATTATTAAATCCTAGTTATTTTGTAAACCCAGCTTCTAACTACTACTTTATGGCTGCATCAACATTCTTAATTACTATTTTAGGAACTTTTATAACTGAAAAAATTATTGAACCAAGACTTGGTGAATACAAAGGTGAAGTTATAGTTGACCACAATGAATTAACAGATAAAGAAAGAAAAGCTTTAAGATGTGCAGGAATTTCAGTTTTAATATTCTGTGCTATAATAGCTTTCTTAATTCTTCCAGAAAACGCAATTTTAAGAGTTGATGGAACTTTAAAACAATGGACACATGATGGACTAGTTCCTACTTTAATGATGTTCTTCTTAGTTCCTGGTATCGTATATGGTAAAGTTGCTGGAACTATTAAAAACGATAAAGATGTCGCTAAAATGATGGGATCTTCTCTTGCAACTATGGGTGGATACTTAGCACTTGCATTTGCTGCATCTCAATTTGTTGCTTATTTCTCTTATACAAACTTAGGAACTTTCGTAGCTGTTAAAGGTGCTGACTTCCTACAAAGTATAGGATTAACTGGATTACCTTTAATCGTTCTATTCGTTTTAGTTGCTGCATTCATAAACTTATTTATGGGATCTGCATCAGCTAAATGGGCTATAATGGCTCCAATATTCGTTCCTATGTTAATGAGACTTGGATATACTCCAGAATTTACTCAATTAGCATACAGAATAGGAGACTCTTCAACAAATATTATAACTCCACTTATGACATATTTTGCTATGATAGTTGCTTTCATGCAAAAATATGATAAAGAATCTGGTATGGGAACTTTAATTTCTGTAATGCTTCCTTACTCAATGTGTTTCTTAGTTGGATGGACAATATTCTTAGTAATCTGGTTTATGACTGGTTTACCAATAGGAATAGAAGGAGCTATTCACTTAACAGGAATGTAA
- a CDS encoding copper homeostasis protein CutC yields the protein MIKEACVESFEKSLEAQNNGANRIELCENLAVGGTTPSYGTVKICLEKLNIPIFPMIRARGGNFIYSKDEIEIMKEDIKVFKELGVKGVVFGFLTSDNKIDLELTKELVELAAPMEVTFHKAIDEISNPLDYIEDLINIGVKRILTSGGKATALEGSDLINQMIKKANNRLKIVVAGKVTKENLNELKNLIPADEFHGKLIVNNE from the coding sequence ATGATAAAAGAAGCTTGTGTTGAATCTTTTGAAAAATCTTTAGAAGCTCAAAATAATGGTGCAAATAGAATAGAACTTTGTGAAAATTTAGCTGTTGGTGGGACTACTCCTTCTTATGGAACAGTTAAAATTTGCTTAGAAAAATTAAATATTCCTATTTTTCCTATGATTAGAGCTAGAGGCGGAAATTTTATTTATTCTAAGGATGAAATAGAAATTATGAAAGAAGATATCAAAGTTTTTAAGGAATTAGGAGTTAAGGGAGTTGTTTTCGGCTTTTTAACCTCTGATAACAAAATAGATTTAGAACTTACAAAGGAATTGGTTGAATTAGCTGCTCCTATGGAAGTAACTTTCCATAAAGCTATAGATGAAATCTCTAATCCTTTAGACTATATTGAAGATTTAATAAATATAGGAGTAAAAAGGATTCTAACTTCAGGTGGTAAAGCTACTGCTTTAGAAGGAAGTGACTTAATAAACCAAATGATAAAAAAAGCAAATAATAGATTAAAAATTGTTGTTGCAGGAAAAGTTACAAAAGAAAATCTTAATGAACTTAAAAATCTAATTCCTGCTGATGAATTTCATGGAAAATTAATTGTAAATAATGAATAA
- a CDS encoding RNA-guided endonuclease InsQ/TnpB family protein: protein MYYKALKIEIKLTEEQKIQVNKTIGTERFIYNEYIKYNQEQYELGNKFVSANDFSKYINNIYLPNNPDKKWIKDVSSKSVKQAMIYGEKAFKKFFKGLSAFPIFKKKGKNELGAYFVRNNKTDFEFYRHKIKIPTLKFVRVKEYGYIPKNAIIKSGTITKTADRYFLSLIMEVEDTVKATNTSSEGLGVDLGIKDTAICSNAKVFKNINKTKKVKKLKKKLKREQRKMSRSVEYSKSKKIKLKECKNFNKKKLKVQKLFYRLNCIRDDYNNKIVDEITRAKLKYITIEDLKVSNMMKNKHLSKAIQEQNFYAIRTKLINKCKERNIELRLVDTFYPSSKTCSCCGSTKKDLKLNDRIYKCCNCGLEIDRDYNASINLEKAKIYKVIT, encoded by the coding sequence ATGTATTATAAAGCACTAAAGATAGAAATAAAACTAACAGAAGAACAAAAGATACAAGTAAATAAAACTATTGGGACTGAAAGATTTATATATAATGAGTATATTAAATATAATCAAGAACAATATGAGCTAGGTAATAAATTTGTAAGTGCTAATGATTTTTCTAAATATATTAACAATATCTATCTACCTAATAATCCTGATAAAAAATGGATAAAAGATGTATCTTCTAAATCAGTCAAACAAGCTATGATTTATGGAGAAAAGGCTTTTAAAAAATTTTTTAAGGGTTTAAGTGCTTTTCCTATTTTTAAGAAAAAAGGTAAGAATGAGTTGGGTGCATATTTTGTTAGGAATAATAAAACTGATTTTGAGTTTTATAGACATAAAATAAAGATACCTACATTGAAATTTGTAAGAGTAAAAGAATATGGATATATACCTAAAAATGCGATTATTAAAAGTGGAACTATAACTAAAACAGCTGATAGATATTTTCTATCTCTTATTATGGAAGTTGAAGATACTGTAAAAGCAACTAATACAAGTAGTGAAGGGTTAGGAGTAGACTTAGGTATAAAAGATACAGCTATATGTTCTAACGCTAAGGTATTTAAAAATATAAATAAAACTAAAAAAGTTAAAAAATTGAAAAAGAAACTTAAGAGAGAACAAAGAAAGATGTCAAGAAGTGTAGAATATTCTAAATCTAAAAAGATAAAATTAAAAGAATGTAAGAATTTTAATAAGAAAAAGTTGAAAGTACAAAAATTATTTTATAGACTAAATTGTATTAGAGATGATTATAATAATAAAATAGTAGATGAAATAACAAGAGCCAAGTTAAAATACATTACTATTGAAGATTTAAAAGTATCTAATATGATGAAGAATAAACATCTTTCAAAAGCTATACAAGAACAGAATTTCTATGCGATAAGAACTAAACTTATAAATAAATGTAAGGAAAGAAATATTGAGTTAAGATTAGTAGATACATTCTATCCAAGCAGTAAAACTTGTTCTTGTTGTGGTAGTACTAAAAAAGATTTAAAACTTAATGATAGGATTTATAAGTGTTGCAATTGTGGTTTAGAAATAGACAGAGATTACAATGCAAGTATAAATCTTGAAAAAGCAAAAATATATAAAGTAATAACATAG
- a CDS encoding IS607 family transposase translates to MKIYKPKEFSELVNRSVNTLQRWDREGILIAHRTPTNRRYYTLEDYNKVMGIEVTQNQVYEVIIYARVSNNNQKDDLQNQIKFLRDYANAKGYIVSEVITDIGSGLNYQRKGFNSILYSDKKQKILISYKDRFVRFGFDWFDKFLKSKGSEIEIVNNEDLSPQEEMIQDLISIIHIFSCHIHGLRKYKKQIKEDKGR, encoded by the coding sequence ATAAAAATATATAAACCAAAAGAATTTAGTGAATTAGTAAATAGAAGTGTAAATACACTTCAAAGATGGGATAGAGAAGGTATATTGATAGCACATAGAACCCCAACAAATAGGAGATATTATACTTTAGAAGATTATAATAAAGTTATGGGTATTGAGGTAACTCAAAATCAAGTATATGAAGTTATTATATATGCAAGAGTTTCTAATAATAATCAAAAAGATGATTTACAAAATCAAATTAAATTTTTAAGAGATTATGCTAATGCAAAGGGATATATAGTATCAGAAGTTATAACTGATATTGGAAGTGGGCTTAATTATCAAAGAAAAGGTTTTAACTCTATTCTTTATTCTGATAAAAAGCAAAAAATTCTTATCTCATATAAAGATAGATTTGTAAGATTTGGTTTTGATTGGTTTGATAAATTTTTAAAATCAAAAGGTAGTGAGATAGAAATTGTAAATAATGAAGATTTATCACCACAAGAAGAAATGATACAAGATTTAATTTCTATTATACATATATTTTCTTGTCACATACATGGACTTAGAAAATATAAAAAGCAAATAAAGGAAGATAAAGGAAGATAA